The proteins below come from a single Verrucomicrobiota bacterium genomic window:
- a CDS encoding Gfo/Idh/MocA family oxidoreductase: protein MKATINRRRFVQSALALSAAPYFIPASALGADGRPAPSNRIVMGSIGVGGRGMGNTGGIMNFNEVQMVAVCDVIKAHRDEGKTMIDRKNGNGDCKAYNDFREITTRSDIDAVMIGTPDHWHMLISMDAMRHGKDVFCEKPETLTIREGRALADAVRRYGRVFSGGSQRVWEDYNWFHRMVRGGAIGEVQEVFVNVGGPSKPCTLPEQPIPEGLDWDMWLGPAPMVPFNSARLNFRAWRDYSGGSTTDWGAHGFGGALFCTQLHETGPVEIIPPDGKDVKHLTYRFANGIRIYHGGGKGGILTIRGTKGEIYDKHSKQITPPSIVIPNYKGKGGIQGDFLHCVKTRQLPFRNIEVAHRTVTVCHLGNIAYWLGRPLKWDPIKEEILGDEEANRWLSRPMRAPWHLA from the coding sequence ATGAAAGCTACGATCAATCGTCGTCGGTTTGTACAATCCGCGCTTGCCTTAAGCGCTGCGCCTTACTTCATTCCAGCTTCCGCCCTCGGCGCCGATGGACGGCCCGCTCCCAGCAACCGTATTGTGATGGGTAGCATCGGCGTGGGCGGTCGCGGCATGGGCAACACCGGTGGCATCATGAATTTCAATGAAGTGCAGATGGTCGCGGTTTGCGACGTGATAAAAGCGCACCGCGATGAAGGTAAAACCATGATTGACCGCAAGAACGGCAATGGAGATTGCAAGGCGTACAATGACTTCCGCGAAATCACCACCCGCTCCGATATTGACGCGGTCATGATCGGCACACCGGATCATTGGCACATGCTCATTTCCATGGATGCCATGCGCCATGGCAAGGATGTGTTCTGCGAAAAACCCGAAACCTTGACAATCCGTGAAGGGCGCGCCCTGGCGGATGCCGTGCGGCGCTATGGCCGGGTGTTTTCCGGGGGCAGCCAGCGGGTCTGGGAAGATTACAACTGGTTCCACCGCATGGTGCGCGGGGGAGCCATCGGCGAGGTGCAGGAGGTATTCGTCAACGTCGGCGGGCCTTCCAAACCTTGCACGCTGCCCGAGCAGCCGATTCCAGAGGGCTTGGACTGGGACATGTGGCTGGGCCCTGCTCCGATGGTGCCGTTCAATTCCGCGCGCCTGAACTTCCGCGCCTGGCGTGATTATTCCGGGGGCAGTACAACCGATTGGGGGGCGCATGGCTTCGGCGGTGCGTTGTTCTGCACGCAACTGCACGAAACCGGCCCGGTGGAAATCATCCCGCCGGATGGCAAGGACGTGAAACACCTCACATACCGTTTTGCCAATGGCATTCGCATCTATCATGGCGGCGGCAAGGGTGGCATCCTCACCATCCGGGGCACCAAGGGAGAAATTTACGATAAGCATTCCAAACAAATCACTCCGCCCAGTATCGTCATTCCCAATTATAAAGGCAAAGGTGGCATTCAGGGAGACTTCCTGCATTGCGTGAAAACCCGGCAACTCCCATTCCGCAACATTGAAGTCGCCCACCGCACCGTCACCGTCTGCCATCTGGGAAACATTGCCTACTGGCTGGGGCGTCCACTCAAATGGGACCCAATCAAAGAAGAGATCCTTGGGGATGAGGAGGCCAACCGCTGGCTCTCGCGGCCCATGCGCGCTCCCTGGCATCTGGCTTGA
- a CDS encoding HEAT repeat domain-containing protein: MNRNPFTLLTVLCFMTGCPFLHAAKNIKVPAPTNAAIEFTSNESPQQMQQAFTQAMQAILPQLGFQGDNKALEALEAIVHHAARPNAETERLACCQAIAVLLGSEASRDAKYWLMILLNDAGRAEVVPALAKLLESADAAVAEMARRALQKNPAPEAATALRAALAKTTDPVRQAALALALGKRQDTASTSAITALLKHKDEALLNAALAALGDLGTPEAAKAIAGSRQSLPEALRLASAEAWLKCAEQFLRAKQIKEAAAIYQQLYQPQEPRGVRLAALHGTLQAAGDNAGKMILELLTGTDADARTIATGQINDLSSAGAKALVSGVNKLPIASQTLVLGILATKSEKAALPLALELIKSQDETARVAGLNALGWLGDGGHVLLLLQALATQGDSATEARATLTRIVGTGVNESITDAMKQAKDAKLKAVLIEVLEARGATTAVTALLTETVSEDATLRRSAFKALGKLAMPENLPDMVKGLVKTKPGGERDEAEKAIAMTSARVPEKEKQAEAVLQSLATADPAEKLALLPVLGRIGGAKAFDAIKSAVAGSDNATVEAGLKALNNLPDATDEIADQLLMFVKKAQKPAERKNALRAYIRVVSLPDGFSDKQRLQKLKLAMELADQDAERNFVLERLVDVKTMEAMRYAAQFLETPALANRAANTVMDISRERNLRNNRAEIDQLLNRIITNSKEKNIVERAKRRLTEK, from the coding sequence ATGAACCGCAACCCATTCACGCTCCTGACGGTCCTCTGCTTCATGACGGGATGCCCCTTCCTGCACGCCGCGAAAAACATCAAAGTCCCTGCGCCAACCAATGCGGCGATCGAATTCACCAGCAATGAATCTCCGCAGCAGATGCAGCAGGCCTTCACCCAGGCCATGCAAGCAATTCTCCCTCAACTTGGTTTCCAAGGTGACAATAAGGCACTGGAGGCCCTTGAAGCCATCGTTCACCACGCCGCCCGCCCCAACGCGGAGACCGAGCGTCTGGCCTGTTGCCAAGCGATTGCGGTACTGCTAGGGAGTGAGGCGAGTCGCGACGCGAAATATTGGCTGATGATACTGCTGAATGATGCCGGGAGGGCAGAGGTGGTTCCCGCCCTGGCCAAACTACTGGAAAGCGCGGATGCAGCAGTGGCCGAAATGGCGCGCCGCGCCCTGCAAAAAAACCCGGCCCCCGAAGCCGCCACCGCGTTGCGCGCGGCACTGGCGAAGACCACTGATCCGGTGCGGCAGGCAGCCTTGGCGCTCGCCTTGGGCAAACGGCAGGATACCGCCAGCACCTCCGCCATCACCGCTTTACTGAAGCACAAGGATGAAGCGCTGCTCAATGCCGCGTTAGCCGCCCTTGGCGACCTTGGCACTCCCGAGGCCGCCAAAGCCATTGCCGGTTCCCGTCAAAGTCTGCCCGAGGCGCTCAGGCTCGCGTCCGCCGAAGCATGGCTGAAATGCGCCGAACAGTTTTTGCGCGCCAAGCAAATCAAGGAAGCAGCGGCCATTTATCAGCAACTGTATCAGCCGCAGGAACCGCGCGGCGTGCGTTTGGCGGCCTTGCACGGCACCTTACAGGCCGCCGGGGACAATGCCGGAAAAATGATTCTCGAACTATTGACGGGCACCGACGCCGATGCCCGGACCATCGCCACCGGACAAATCAACGACCTGAGCAGTGCAGGTGCCAAGGCGTTGGTGTCCGGCGTGAACAAACTCCCGATCGCCAGCCAGACGCTGGTGCTGGGCATCCTGGCGACCAAGAGTGAAAAGGCCGCCTTGCCGCTGGCCTTGGAGCTGATTAAAAGCCAGGACGAAACCGCACGGGTTGCGGGTCTGAACGCCCTTGGCTGGCTGGGGGATGGCGGACACGTCCTGTTGCTGCTGCAAGCGCTGGCCACCCAAGGCGACTCCGCCACCGAGGCGCGGGCCACCTTGACGCGCATTGTCGGTACCGGGGTGAACGAAAGCATTACGGACGCCATGAAACAAGCGAAGGATGCCAAGTTGAAGGCCGTTTTAATCGAAGTCTTAGAGGCACGTGGTGCCACCACCGCCGTGACGGCGTTGCTGACGGAAACCGTGAGTGAAGATGCCACCCTGCGCCGATCCGCGTTCAAGGCACTGGGAAAACTAGCCATGCCCGAAAACCTCCCCGACATGGTCAAAGGACTGGTCAAGACCAAACCCGGAGGAGAGCGTGATGAGGCGGAAAAAGCCATCGCCATGACTTCTGCACGTGTCCCGGAAAAGGAAAAACAGGCCGAAGCCGTCCTGCAATCGCTCGCCACCGCCGATCCTGCCGAAAAATTGGCGCTCCTGCCGGTGTTAGGCCGCATTGGCGGTGCCAAAGCGTTTGACGCCATCAAATCCGCCGTGGCTGGCAGTGATAACGCCACCGTGGAAGCCGGACTCAAAGCGCTGAATAACCTGCCTGACGCCACAGATGAAATTGCGGATCAACTCTTGATGTTCGTGAAAAAGGCCCAGAAACCGGCCGAACGCAAAAATGCGCTGCGCGCCTATATCCGGGTCGTTTCACTGCCCGACGGCTTTTCCGACAAGCAACGGTTGCAGAAACTTAAACTCGCCATGGAATTGGCGGACCAGGATGCCGAACGAAACTTTGTATTGGAGCGATTGGTGGATGTGAAAACCATGGAAGCCATGCGTTATGCGGCGCAGTTCCTGGAGACCCCTGCCCTGGCAAATCGTGCCGCCAATACCGTCATGGACATCTCCCGCGAGCGAAATCTGCGCAACAACCGGGCGGAGATTGATCAACTTCTGAACAGAATTATCACGAACTCGAAAGAGAAAAACATCGTGGAACGCGCGAAACGGCGCCTGACGGAAAAATAA
- a CDS encoding arylsulfatase, translating into MNKLLLLITWSLLVAPIGAAEPFSDKQPNIIFLLSDDQGYGDLSCHGNPILKTPNLDRLHGESVRFTDFHVSPTCAPTRSALFSGQHEFKNGVTHTIFERERMSLKTTTIAQILKSAGFTTGIFGKWHLGDEAEYQPGQRGFDEVFIHGGGGIGQTYPGSCGDAPGNRYLDPAILHNGKFEKTKGYCTDVFFKQAMSWIKSVKGKKRFFCYLPTNVPHAPLQEPPGYETLYAGKAPGNAAKFFNMLANLDDNVGRLLAQLKEWDIERDTLVIFMNDNGGTAGCQVWNAGMHGQKGTPWEGGTRASSFWRWPGTLKPGDVDKLAAHIDFFPTLAEITGANVPAEIAAQLDGRSLAPLLKNPNADWPERYLFTHVGRWAKGQVAGAQYSRCRVRNSRYSLVCANADGTKAWELFDLKADYGEKNNLAADHPEVVKELDVEYQKWWNSVQPLLVNEAAVGPKINPFKELYWKQFGGGPSAEDLQNMDPNRADIGERPKAQKSKKKAGGQPK; encoded by the coding sequence ATGAATAAACTATTGTTGCTAATTACCTGGTCGTTGTTGGTTGCCCCTATCGGTGCCGCTGAGCCTTTCAGCGATAAACAGCCCAACATCATTTTCCTGTTGTCCGATGACCAGGGCTATGGTGATTTGTCGTGCCACGGAAATCCCATCCTGAAAACACCCAATCTGGATCGTTTGCATGGGGAAAGTGTGCGGTTCACGGATTTCCACGTCAGTCCTACGTGCGCACCCACCCGCAGCGCCCTGTTTTCCGGACAGCACGAGTTCAAGAACGGCGTCACCCATACCATTTTTGAACGGGAACGCATGAGCCTGAAGACCACCACGATTGCTCAAATCCTCAAGTCTGCCGGATTCACCACCGGAATCTTTGGCAAGTGGCACTTGGGCGATGAAGCCGAATATCAACCGGGACAGCGGGGATTCGATGAGGTATTCATTCATGGCGGCGGCGGGATTGGGCAGACATATCCCGGCTCCTGCGGCGATGCGCCGGGGAACAGGTATCTGGACCCCGCGATTCTTCACAATGGGAAGTTTGAAAAGACCAAAGGGTATTGCACCGACGTCTTCTTTAAACAGGCCATGAGTTGGATCAAGTCGGTCAAAGGCAAGAAGCGGTTCTTCTGCTATCTGCCCACCAACGTGCCGCACGCGCCGCTCCAGGAGCCGCCCGGATATGAGACACTTTATGCAGGCAAGGCCCCTGGAAATGCAGCCAAGTTTTTCAACATGCTGGCCAATCTGGATGACAATGTGGGGCGGCTCTTGGCTCAGCTTAAGGAATGGGATATTGAACGCGATACGCTGGTGATTTTCATGAACGATAATGGCGGGACCGCCGGCTGCCAGGTTTGGAACGCGGGCATGCACGGACAAAAAGGCACGCCATGGGAGGGTGGCACGCGAGCGTCCTCGTTCTGGCGCTGGCCGGGTACCCTGAAGCCCGGCGACGTGGATAAGCTGGCGGCGCACATTGATTTCTTCCCAACCCTGGCGGAAATCACCGGGGCGAATGTCCCCGCCGAGATCGCGGCACAATTGGATGGCCGCAGCCTGGCACCCTTGCTGAAGAACCCGAATGCCGACTGGCCGGAGCGCTACCTTTTTACCCATGTGGGGCGATGGGCCAAAGGGCAGGTGGCCGGGGCACAGTATTCCCGTTGCCGCGTCCGCAACAGCCGGTACAGCTTGGTTTGTGCCAATGCGGATGGTACGAAAGCGTGGGAACTGTTTGATCTCAAGGCGGATTATGGGGAGAAAAACAACCTTGCCGCCGATCATCCAGAGGTGGTGAAGGAGTTGGACGTCGAGTACCAGAAATGGTGGAATTCCGTCCAGCCGCTGTTGGTGAACGAGGCAGCGGTCGGTCCCAAGATCAACCCGTTCAAAGAATTGTATTGGAAACAGTTTGGCGGTGGTCCATCTGCCGAGGATTTACAAAACATGGATCCCAATCGTGCCGATATCGGCGAACGGCCCAAGGCTCAAAAATCAAAGAAAAAAGCTGGCGGGCAACCAAAATAA
- a CDS encoding tetratricopeptide repeat protein, translating into MSDAPQARWEALARRYDLPSQPEWQKLLNHFDLSEGFALLVLLVPEADAAALCQRELEKQLQREGRQLTALKLLTPDDLRQLPNRLLAEHPSVDTGCLWMAAVEPDYYKTSAKWREAWQEALARLNAQRNPLRRQFNCSLVFVGAPWFQEVLREIAPDLWSVRTLVIRIEAAPQPADQRSGTEAVARPEFVEEFGGGDPQFALQESGKLRGVPGKELSLARLLHRAAAGFAGRDDWRAAEKLYTEALELKQRASAPAASLFATFHELAWTCQVLGHTHQSMTYAEQALKIALDIGDLHLKGIALGNLGLAHAALGDARKAIEFYEQHLKIAREIDDRRGEGTDLNNLGLAYATLGDARKAIEFYEQHLKISREISDRNGEGTALNNLGNAYADLGDARKAIEFHEQALVIAREIGDRRGEGSAIGNLGNAYYTLGYAHKAIECYGRQLIIVREIGDRRGEGTALGNNGSAYLALGDVRKAIEYYEKSLDIKHEIGDRNGEGIALWNSALAFEQLGNRAEAISRAEAALKIFEAIEDPNAAKVRAQLAQWRSSISSKTARAQTDAGPLP; encoded by the coding sequence ATGAGTGACGCTCCCCAGGCGCGCTGGGAAGCTCTGGCCCGGCGCTACGATCTGCCCAGCCAACCGGAGTGGCAAAAACTCCTCAACCACTTCGATCTTTCAGAGGGGTTTGCCTTGCTCGTCTTGCTGGTGCCGGAGGCTGACGCCGCTGCGCTATGCCAGCGGGAGTTGGAGAAACAACTGCAGCGCGAAGGTCGGCAACTCACCGCTTTAAAACTGCTGACGCCGGATGATCTACGGCAACTCCCCAATCGCCTTCTTGCTGAACACCCGTCGGTGGACACCGGCTGCCTCTGGATGGCGGCGGTGGAACCCGACTATTACAAGACCTCTGCCAAATGGCGGGAAGCTTGGCAGGAAGCCCTTGCGCGCCTCAACGCCCAGCGCAATCCTCTCCGGCGGCAATTCAACTGTTCGCTCGTGTTTGTCGGTGCGCCTTGGTTCCAAGAAGTCCTGCGCGAGATCGCCCCTGACCTTTGGTCGGTGCGTACCCTCGTCATTCGCATTGAAGCTGCACCACAGCCCGCTGACCAGCGGTCAGGTACTGAGGCGGTGGCCCGACCTGAGTTCGTGGAGGAATTCGGTGGCGGCGACCCCCAGTTTGCCCTGCAAGAATCCGGGAAATTGCGCGGAGTGCCCGGCAAAGAACTCTCCCTTGCCCGCTTGCTCCACCGCGCGGCTGCTGGTTTTGCGGGCCGTGATGATTGGCGGGCAGCGGAGAAATTGTACACCGAAGCCCTCGAACTCAAACAACGTGCCAGCGCTCCTGCGGCTAGCCTGTTTGCCACATTTCATGAGCTTGCCTGGACTTGCCAGGTATTGGGTCACACCCATCAGTCGATGACGTATGCCGAACAAGCTCTGAAGATCGCTCTCGATATCGGCGACTTGCATCTCAAAGGTATCGCTCTCGGTAATCTCGGTCTTGCCCATGCTGCATTGGGCGATGCACGGAAGGCCATCGAGTTTTACGAGCAACACTTGAAAATCGCCCGTGAGATTGATGATCGACGTGGCGAAGGCACTGATCTCAATAATCTTGGCCTCGCCTATGCCACCTTGGGTGATGCACGGAAAGCCATCGAGTTTTACGAGCAACACTTAAAGATATCCCGCGAGATTAGCGACCGGAACGGCGAAGGCACCGCCCTCAATAATCTAGGTAATGCTTACGCCGATTTGGGCGACGCACGGAAGGCCATTGAGTTTCACGAGCAAGCGTTGGTCATCGCCCGCGAGATTGGCGATCGGCGCGGCGAAGGCAGCGCCATCGGCAATCTTGGCAACGCCTATTACACCTTGGGCTATGCGCACAAGGCGATCGAGTGTTACGGGCGGCAATTGATCATCGTTCGTGAGATTGGCGACCGTCGTGGCGAAGGCACCGCGCTCGGCAATAACGGCAGCGCCTACCTTGCCTTGGGTGATGTACGTAAAGCCATTGAATATTACGAAAAGTCTTTGGATATTAAACACGAGATTGGTGACCGAAACGGCGAAGGCATTGCCCTGTGGAATTCCGCGCTGGCCTTTGAACAATTGGGTAACCGTGCGGAAGCTATCTCCCGTGCTGAGGCCGCGCTGAAGATCTTCGAGGCTATTGAAGATCCCAATGCCGCCAAGGTCCGCGCCCAGTTGGCCCAATGGCGCAGCTCTATTTCGTCAAAAACAGCCCGGGCGCAAACGGACGCGGGTCCACTCCCATGA
- a CDS encoding leucine-rich repeat domain-containing protein, which yields MPIYDNNRALKIAEEQIEATRKLYLAGLGLTEVPVSVGQLTQLKDLYLAGNQLTVLPDALAQLIQLQTLSLSGNQLTGWLA from the coding sequence ATGCCAATTTATGACAACAACCGAGCCCTGAAAATCGCCGAGGAGCAAATCGAGGCGACCCGGAAATTGTACCTCGCGGGATTGGGTTTAACCGAAGTGCCGGTTTCGGTGGGACAACTGACCCAGCTCAAGGACCTCTACCTGGCCGGCAACCAATTGACGGTCTTGCCGGACGCCCTCGCCCAGCTCATCCAACTCCAGACGCTCTCCCTCTCTGGCAACCAACTGACTGGCTGGCTGGCCTGA
- a CDS encoding leucine-rich repeat domain-containing protein → MDVCPTAIGELAQLQTLDLSENQLTSLPEALGQLSQLQYLDLAGNRLTALPKSLRQLRKLEGLYLHDNPALGLPPEVLGPTFKQVVTDKLKPANPTGILDHYFRLHGDNGSH, encoded by the coding sequence CTGGACGTCTGCCCAACAGCCATCGGCGAACTAGCCCAACTCCAGACCCTCGACCTCTCCGAAAACCAACTGACCTCGTTGCCCGAAGCACTCGGCCAACTCAGCCAACTCCAATACCTCGACCTCGCTGGTAATCGCCTGACCGCCTTGCCGAAGAGTCTGCGCCAGCTCAGAAAACTCGAAGGGCTTTACCTGCATGATAATCCTGCGCTCGGCCTCCCCCCGGAGGTGCTCGGCCCCACATTCAAACAGGTTGTCACCGACAAATTAAAACCCGCCAATCCGACCGGCATTCTGGATCATTATTTCCGCTTGCACGGCGATAATGGCAGTCATTAA